The following are encoded together in the Deltaproteobacteria bacterium genome:
- a CDS encoding sigma-54-dependent Fis family transcriptional regulator — MAQPPDTPSVLHSVAELLPRQVTTNQLVKAMVDRIVEELACERGTLYLVDALSGELCSRVAHLPELKEIRLARGRGVAGHVAETGETVRVEDVTRDAHFFRGIDASTGYTTRNMLVVPVRDEEGGIRGVLQLLNHRDGPFSAADEERLAALARQVSDALQLTSMRPCGDRARGVLVDGPFNHIVGESKGMQLLYDRILAASTTDATVLLRGESGTGKTLVARAIHDNSDRQGGPLVHVDCTTLPAGLIESELFGHERGAFTGADRRVEGKVELADGGTLFLDEIGDLPLALQGKLLRFLQERAFERLGGRQTLRADVRVVSATNADLEAQLAAGRFRRDLYYRVRVVELVIPPLRDRGPRDIQRLAEHFLDVYARRHRRKLRGFSPQTLARLQQHSWPGNVRELEHCIESAVVLSRATELIEPEHLSLPGGHAPQSAETGYPPGTPLAEVEREHIRRTLASCDGNRTEAARLLGIGRNTLARKLKELGEG; from the coding sequence ATGGCCCAGCCCCCCGACACCCCCTCGGTCCTGCACTCGGTCGCGGAGCTCCTCCCGCGCCAGGTAACGACGAACCAGCTCGTGAAGGCCATGGTGGACCGCATCGTCGAGGAGCTCGCGTGCGAGCGCGGCACGCTCTACCTGGTAGACGCGCTCAGCGGCGAGCTCTGCAGCCGCGTGGCGCACCTGCCCGAGCTGAAGGAGATTCGCCTGGCGCGCGGCCGCGGCGTGGCCGGTCACGTGGCCGAGACCGGCGAGACGGTCCGCGTCGAGGACGTGACCCGCGACGCGCACTTCTTCCGCGGCATCGACGCCAGCACGGGCTACACCACGCGCAACATGCTGGTCGTCCCCGTGCGCGACGAGGAGGGGGGGATCCGCGGCGTGCTCCAGCTCCTCAACCACCGCGACGGCCCCTTCTCCGCCGCCGACGAGGAGCGACTCGCGGCCCTCGCGCGTCAGGTCTCGGACGCGCTGCAGCTCACCTCCATGCGTCCCTGCGGCGACCGCGCGCGCGGCGTGCTCGTGGACGGCCCGTTCAACCACATCGTCGGCGAGTCGAAGGGGATGCAGCTCCTCTACGACCGCATCCTGGCCGCCTCCACCACCGACGCCACGGTGCTCCTGCGCGGCGAGAGCGGCACCGGCAAGACGCTCGTGGCGCGCGCGATCCACGACAACAGCGACCGCCAGGGCGGGCCTCTCGTGCACGTGGACTGCACCACGCTCCCCGCCGGCCTCATCGAGAGCGAGCTCTTCGGCCACGAGCGCGGCGCCTTCACCGGCGCCGACCGCCGCGTCGAGGGAAAGGTCGAGCTGGCCGACGGCGGGACGCTCTTTCTCGACGAGATCGGGGACCTCCCGCTCGCGCTCCAGGGCAAGCTGCTGCGCTTTCTGCAGGAGCGCGCGTTCGAGCGCCTCGGCGGTCGCCAGACCCTGCGCGCCGACGTGCGCGTCGTCTCTGCCACCAACGCCGACCTCGAGGCCCAGCTCGCCGCCGGTCGTTTCCGCCGCGACCTCTACTACCGCGTGCGCGTGGTCGAGCTCGTCATCCCTCCGCTGCGCGACCGCGGCCCGCGCGACATCCAGCGCCTCGCCGAGCACTTCCTCGACGTCTACGCGCGCCGCCACCGGCGCAAGCTCCGCGGCTTCTCCCCGCAGACCCTGGCGCGGCTCCAGCAGCACTCCTGGCCCGGCAACGTGCGCGAGCTCGAGCACTGCATCGAGAGCGCCGTGGTCCTCTCCCGCGCGACCGAGCTCATCGAGCCCGAGCACCTCTCGCTCCCCGGTGGTCACGCCCCCCAGAGCGCCGAGACCGGCTATCCCCCCGGGACCCCGCTCGCCGAGGTCGAGCGCGAGCACATCCGCCGCACTCTCGCCTCTTGCGACGGCAATCGCACCGAGGCCGCGCGCCTGCTCGGCATCGGCCGCAACACGCTCGCGCGGAAGCTGAAGGAGCTCGGGGAGGGGTAG
- a CDS encoding MBL fold metallo-hydrolase — protein MTHFVRFWGVRGSVPCPGPATAEVGGNTSCVEVRLGGERILLDGGTGLRQLGLRQAGLPLEATLLFGHLHWDHIQGVPFCAPLYHPQSRVRLVGPQGLLRALATQMSGGPTFPIGLEALSAQLAVEPIDAGARFRVGSVEIATTALRHPGGVIGYRLTAHGRSVVYACDVEHAAEGLDAPLVELARGADLLVYDAQYLPEEYPAKVGWGHSTFERGAALARAAGVGQLALTHHDPSRTDAAVAELEARARALFPRTVAAREGLTLRLDADEGLALAPAGDPGYDGPTLER, from the coding sequence ATGACCCACTTCGTTCGTTTCTGGGGCGTGCGCGGCAGCGTGCCTTGCCCGGGCCCGGCCACCGCGGAGGTCGGAGGTAACACGAGCTGCGTGGAGGTGCGCCTCGGCGGCGAGCGCATCCTGCTCGACGGCGGCACGGGGCTGCGTCAGCTCGGGCTGCGCCAGGCGGGCCTGCCGCTCGAGGCCACGCTCCTCTTCGGGCACCTGCACTGGGACCACATCCAGGGGGTTCCCTTCTGCGCGCCGCTCTATCACCCGCAGAGCCGCGTACGGCTCGTCGGGCCCCAGGGGCTCCTGCGCGCGCTCGCCACGCAGATGTCCGGCGGCCCCACCTTTCCGATCGGGCTCGAGGCGCTCTCGGCCCAGCTCGCGGTGGAGCCGATCGACGCCGGGGCACGCTTTCGCGTGGGCTCGGTGGAGATCGCGACCACCGCGCTCCGCCACCCGGGAGGCGTCATCGGCTATCGCCTGACGGCGCACGGCCGCTCGGTGGTCTACGCCTGCGACGTCGAGCACGCGGCGGAGGGCCTCGACGCGCCGCTCGTCGAGCTCGCCCGCGGGGCGGACCTCCTCGTCTACGACGCGCAGTATCTCCCCGAGGAGTACCCGGCCAAGGTCGGCTGGGGGCACAGCACCTTCGAGCGGGGAGCGGCTCTGGCGCGTGCCGCCGGTGTGGGCCAGCTCGCGCTCACGCACCACGACCCGTCACGGACCGACGCGGCGGTGGCCGAGCTCGAGGCGCGCGCGCGGGCCCTCTTTCCGCGCACCGTCGCGGCCCGCGAAGGACTGACCCTCCGCCTCGACGCGGACGAAGGGCTCGCCCTCGCCCCGGCCGGCGATCCCGGCTACGATGGACCCACCCTCGAGCGCTGA
- a CDS encoding SDR family oxidoreductase, whose product MQTSIPFCADLLAGQVWLITGGGTGIGRTTAELAARLGARVVIASRKAERLAVAAQAIRDQGGLCLELTCDIREPEQVEALVRRTLDELGRLDVLVNNAGGQFPTTAESLSRKGWDAVIRNNLSGTWYVTQEAAQKAFIPARRGAVVNVIANVYRGFAGMVHTGAARAGVDNLTKTLAVEWSQYGIRVNAVAPGIIQSSGLDQYPPELVARTAQAIPFKRLGTTHEVAVPIVFLGSPAASYVTGVTLYVDGGSRLWGDIFPLPDAPATPR is encoded by the coding sequence ATGCAGACGAGTATTCCTTTTTGCGCGGACTTGCTGGCGGGACAGGTATGGCTGATTACCGGCGGCGGGACCGGAATCGGCCGAACCACGGCGGAGCTCGCGGCGCGGCTCGGGGCGCGCGTGGTGATCGCCAGCCGCAAGGCCGAGCGGCTGGCCGTGGCGGCGCAGGCCATCCGCGACCAGGGGGGGCTCTGCCTCGAGCTGACCTGCGACATCCGCGAGCCCGAGCAGGTGGAGGCGCTGGTCCGCCGCACGCTCGACGAGCTCGGTCGGCTGGACGTGCTGGTCAACAACGCGGGGGGGCAGTTCCCGACCACGGCCGAGTCGCTCTCGCGCAAGGGCTGGGACGCGGTGATCCGCAACAACCTCTCGGGCACCTGGTACGTCACGCAGGAGGCGGCGCAGAAGGCCTTCATCCCGGCGCGGCGCGGCGCGGTGGTGAACGTCATCGCGAACGTCTATCGCGGCTTCGCCGGCATGGTGCACACCGGGGCGGCGCGGGCCGGCGTGGACAACCTGACCAAGACGCTTGCCGTGGAGTGGTCGCAGTACGGGATCCGCGTGAACGCGGTGGCGCCGGGGATCATCCAGAGCTCGGGGCTCGACCAGTATCCGCCGGAGCTCGTCGCGCGCACGGCGCAGGCCATTCCGTTCAAGCGGCTCGGCACGACGCACGAGGTGGCGGTGCCGATCGTCTTTCTCGGCTCGCCGGCCGCGAGCTACGTCACGGGCGTGACGCTCTACGTGGACGGAGGCTCGCGCCTGTGGGGGGACATCTTTCCGCTCCCCGACGCGCCCGCTACGCCGCGCTGA
- a CDS encoding response regulator translates to MTSAPILLVEDNPVTREGICFALAGAGYQVHEAHTAAQALELLARQRPALIIQDLQLPDMDGCELVLRLRALPAGRDVAVVGISGLLSPEHEQRVASAPFSAVLFKPLDPHQLLRTVEAHTLRPGAALPTPGRERRILVADDNPMQLELFRARLSQLGFVVELCRDGREALAAARVRAPDAVLTDVLMPGMDGFQLCLALRADDALSQIPVILVSSHYLEAQDRALADKVGASGFALRTAGADGVVAALLEALDSRAAPRPTGDSAVLELEHLQRAVAQLERQATINVGLVERCAIQGAALSVLSSIAEGLAREGSLAHALRDALHHCLEAAGLSAAALYLADGQLAPIPHLQVGCEALAGDAWREAFGVPELFRRAMQTQTLLVAPSALVPEPLGRAFLGRAGDATAALIAPLVGQQKPMGALVLLSTVRDFAGTDWRTFAVTVAGQLAQAMTFGATVERLRASEERSRTLMENALDGVCVLTLDGRILEANRRAEELQGLPRAELVGRSIFSLIAPETMESARPVFARLLTEGVARVDDVVLLRPDGTIQLVDISASVVDVESERLLFVTLRDASGRAEILDALRTSEERFRSLVDSLDDVVFTVGRDHRYTSVFGGYSTEAQTYAPRYIGRSPEEILGPELARPHDAAIGRALAGERVIFEWDFLHEGATRTFQTVVSPLRQSDGETVGVVGVTRDLTDQKRAQAQLLVSDRLASVGMLAAGVAHEINNPLASVIANLDLAARDLAEAGRHNPGASGLTEAADELRDAREAADRVRQIVRDLRIFSRGGEEHRGAVDLRRILDSSLRMAWNEIKHRSRLVKDYGVAPPVEGTESRLGQVFLNLVVNAAQSIEEGHAEAHEIRVTTRTDADGRAVVEISDTGSGMPPEVLRQLFTPFFTTKPVGQGTGLGLSICQRIVSGLGGEISVESEVGVGSTFRVTLPAARPDSGEQAQVRPTVPDARRRGRVLVIDDEEMIGRTVRRNLSRDHDVVALTSAREALERLATGERFDVILCDLMMPEMTGMELHDELKRKNPELAQQMIFLSGGAFTPKARAFLDRVPNLRVEKPFDLQQIRALVNERIR, encoded by the coding sequence ATGACCTCGGCACCGATTCTTCTCGTCGAAGACAACCCCGTCACGCGCGAGGGGATCTGTTTCGCGCTCGCGGGCGCCGGCTATCAGGTGCACGAGGCCCACACCGCCGCCCAGGCGCTCGAGCTCCTCGCGCGCCAGCGCCCCGCGCTGATCATCCAGGACCTCCAGCTCCCCGACATGGACGGCTGCGAGCTCGTGCTCCGGCTTCGCGCGCTGCCCGCCGGCCGCGACGTGGCCGTGGTCGGGATCAGCGGGCTCCTCTCTCCCGAGCACGAGCAGCGGGTGGCCTCGGCCCCCTTCAGCGCGGTGCTCTTCAAGCCGCTCGACCCGCACCAGCTCCTCCGCACCGTCGAGGCCCATACGCTGCGGCCGGGAGCGGCGCTGCCCACCCCCGGACGCGAGCGCCGCATCCTCGTCGCCGACGACAACCCGATGCAGCTCGAGCTATTCCGGGCGCGCCTCTCGCAGCTCGGCTTCGTCGTCGAGCTCTGCCGCGACGGCCGCGAGGCTCTGGCCGCCGCGCGGGTCCGCGCTCCCGACGCGGTGCTCACCGACGTGCTGATGCCGGGGATGGACGGCTTTCAGCTCTGCCTGGCGCTGCGCGCCGACGACGCCCTCTCGCAGATCCCGGTGATCCTCGTCAGCTCGCACTATCTGGAGGCGCAGGACCGCGCGCTGGCCGACAAGGTCGGCGCGAGCGGCTTCGCCCTGCGCACGGCCGGCGCGGACGGGGTGGTGGCCGCGCTCCTCGAGGCGCTCGACTCCCGCGCGGCGCCGCGGCCCACGGGAGACTCGGCCGTGCTCGAGCTCGAACACCTCCAGCGCGCCGTCGCGCAGCTCGAGCGGCAGGCCACGATCAACGTGGGTCTCGTGGAGCGCTGTGCGATCCAGGGGGCCGCGCTCTCGGTCCTGAGCAGCATCGCCGAGGGCCTCGCCCGCGAGGGCAGCCTCGCGCACGCGCTCCGCGACGCTCTCCACCACTGTCTGGAGGCGGCCGGGCTCAGCGCGGCGGCGCTCTACCTCGCCGACGGGCAGCTCGCCCCCATCCCGCACCTGCAGGTCGGGTGCGAGGCCCTGGCCGGCGACGCCTGGCGCGAGGCCTTCGGCGTCCCCGAGCTCTTTCGCCGCGCGATGCAGACCCAGACGCTGCTCGTCGCTCCATCGGCGCTGGTCCCCGAGCCGCTCGGCCGGGCCTTTCTCGGGCGCGCCGGCGACGCGACCGCTGCGCTTATCGCCCCGCTCGTGGGCCAGCAGAAACCGATGGGCGCGCTCGTGCTCCTCTCCACGGTGCGCGACTTCGCGGGGACCGACTGGCGCACCTTCGCCGTGACGGTGGCCGGCCAGCTCGCCCAGGCCATGACCTTCGGCGCCACCGTGGAGCGCCTTCGCGCCTCGGAGGAGCGCTCGCGCACTCTCATGGAGAACGCCCTCGACGGGGTGTGCGTGCTGACTCTCGACGGGCGCATCCTCGAGGCCAACCGCCGCGCGGAGGAGCTCCAGGGGCTGCCACGGGCCGAGCTGGTGGGACGGTCGATCTTCTCGCTCATCGCCCCCGAGACGATGGAGAGCGCCCGCCCGGTCTTCGCCCGGCTCCTCACCGAGGGGGTGGCGCGGGTGGACGATGTGGTCCTGCTCCGGCCGGACGGCACCATCCAGCTCGTGGACATCAGCGCCTCGGTCGTCGACGTGGAGAGCGAGCGGCTGCTCTTCGTCACCTTGCGCGACGCGAGCGGCCGCGCCGAAATTCTCGATGCCCTGCGCACGAGTGAGGAGCGTTTTCGCAGCCTCGTGGATTCTCTCGACGACGTGGTCTTCACCGTCGGGCGGGACCACCGCTACACGAGCGTCTTCGGCGGCTACAGCACGGAGGCACAGACGTACGCGCCGCGCTACATTGGAAGGTCGCCCGAGGAGATCCTGGGTCCCGAGCTCGCGCGCCCTCACGACGCGGCGATCGGCCGGGCCCTCGCCGGAGAGCGGGTGATCTTCGAGTGGGACTTCCTGCACGAGGGGGCCACGCGCACCTTCCAGACCGTCGTCTCTCCCCTCCGCCAGAGCGACGGCGAGACGGTGGGGGTGGTGGGGGTGACCCGCGACCTCACCGACCAGAAGCGCGCGCAGGCCCAGCTCCTGGTCTCGGACCGGCTCGCGTCGGTGGGGATGCTGGCCGCGGGCGTGGCGCACGAGATCAATAACCCTCTCGCGTCGGTGATCGCCAACCTGGACCTCGCCGCGCGCGACCTCGCCGAGGCAGGGCGGCATAACCCCGGGGCGTCCGGGCTCACCGAGGCCGCCGACGAGCTTCGCGACGCCCGCGAGGCCGCCGACCGCGTGCGACAGATCGTGCGCGACCTGCGCATCTTCTCGCGCGGGGGCGAGGAGCACCGCGGCGCGGTGGACCTGCGCCGCATCCTCGACTCCAGCCTGCGCATGGCCTGGAACGAGATCAAGCACCGCTCGCGCCTGGTGAAGGACTACGGCGTGGCCCCGCCCGTCGAGGGGACCGAGTCCCGCCTGGGCCAGGTCTTCTTGAACCTGGTGGTGAACGCCGCGCAGTCGATCGAGGAGGGGCACGCCGAGGCGCACGAGATCCGGGTCACGACGCGCACCGATGCCGACGGACGCGCGGTGGTGGAGATCTCCGACACCGGCTCGGGGATGCCCCCGGAGGTGCTGCGCCAGCTCTTTACGCCGTTTTTCACCACCAAGCCTGTCGGCCAGGGGACGGGGCTCGGCCTCTCGATCTGCCAGCGCATCGTGAGCGGCCTGGGGGGCGAGATCTCCGTCGAGAGCGAGGTCGGCGTGGGGAGCACCTTCCGCGTGACGCTCCCCGCCGCGCGACCCGACAGCGGCGAGCAAGCCCAGGTCCGGCCGACCGTCCCCGACGCGCGGCGGCGCGGCCGCGTGCTGGTGATCGACGACGAGGAGATGATCGGTCGCACCGTGCGCCGCAATCTCTCGCGGGACCACGACGTCGTGGCGCTGACGAGCGCGCGCGAGGCGCTCGAGCGCCTGGCCACGGGAGAGCGCTTCGACGTGATCCTCTGCGACCTGATGATGCCCGAGATGACCGGGATGGAGCTCCACGACGAGCTCAAGCGCAAGAACCCCGAGCTCGCGCAGCAGATGATCTTCCTCTCGGGCGGCGCCTTCACCCCGAAGGCGAGGGCCTTCCTCGACCGGGTGCCGAACCTGCGGGTGGAGAAGCCCTTCGACCTGCAGCAGATCCGCGCCCTCGTGAACGAACGGATTCGCTGA
- a CDS encoding alpha-galactosidase produces MALLAGCGALALACGETAPPEALNATVTTEGVRFELGSGWVRLRPLARLEGAWRGGGKDGPCTVSGQRLACPVGPAGEASVELGRSDGVHLRFVARQPVTLEGLALGGDARLPGARGWLSNGFQSWSQSGVLALGPPRPAAELAEALATVGDAEVLRRGETHSWWYTFVGGGELSLVAGVLSTARFKSYVTVERGADDTLALRLTSGGTGEAVRVQAGDVLEGEGWQIGLGRDLPALLASYGAGLPSRRRGKPRPAPAGWNSWYELWADVDEASVRRNAPRAKELLGPLLKQGESPFIVVDDGWQERWGDWTPNAKFPSGLAGLAKDLTAAGFRMGVWLAPLLVDEGSKTALEHPEWLLPDVSYVHPLGTRMRILDVTHPEAATHLQSVIMRLVGWGYRLLKIDFLFAGTYEARRTRPLTGMQAYQLALDLIRKAAGEETLLVGVGAPPIAGFGLLDGWRLGNDIAVQNLGPSWFFLPNQARSLAARWHLCSVVLCDADPVLLRTLPEEQVGVGGWLAALAGGALFLSDDLSQLTKDRLTLGVDPTRAALATGGLAGRPEELVPASPPLALANAFVDHLRARNDHVLPALWRLPDGRRVALNFTEAPLAVEGTTVPPRAARLLARAPPP; encoded by the coding sequence GTGGCCCTGCTGGCCGGGTGCGGAGCCCTCGCTCTCGCGTGCGGCGAGACTGCGCCTCCCGAAGCGCTCAACGCCACGGTGACCACCGAGGGCGTGCGCTTCGAGCTGGGCTCAGGGTGGGTCCGGCTACGCCCCCTGGCGCGCCTCGAGGGGGCCTGGCGCGGAGGTGGAAAGGACGGTCCGTGTACGGTCAGCGGTCAGCGCCTCGCCTGCCCCGTGGGCCCCGCCGGAGAGGCGAGCGTGGAGCTCGGACGCAGCGACGGCGTGCACCTGCGCTTCGTCGCGCGACAGCCGGTGACCCTCGAGGGGCTGGCGCTCGGCGGCGACGCCCGCCTCCCCGGGGCCCGCGGCTGGCTTTCGAACGGGTTTCAATCCTGGTCGCAGAGCGGCGTGCTGGCCCTCGGTCCTCCGCGCCCGGCCGCGGAGCTCGCCGAGGCGCTCGCGACCGTGGGGGATGCCGAGGTGCTGCGCCGCGGGGAGACGCACTCCTGGTGGTACACCTTCGTCGGCGGCGGCGAGCTCTCGCTCGTGGCGGGGGTCCTCTCCACGGCGCGCTTCAAGTCCTACGTCACCGTCGAGCGCGGCGCCGACGACACGCTCGCCCTGCGCCTGACGAGCGGCGGCACGGGCGAGGCGGTGCGCGTGCAGGCCGGGGACGTTCTGGAAGGAGAGGGGTGGCAGATAGGCCTGGGCCGCGACCTCCCCGCCCTCCTCGCGTCCTACGGGGCGGGGCTCCCTTCCCGCCGACGAGGGAAGCCGCGCCCCGCGCCGGCCGGGTGGAACTCCTGGTACGAGCTCTGGGCCGACGTGGACGAAGCCTCCGTGCGGAGAAACGCGCCGCGCGCCAAGGAGCTCCTCGGGCCGCTCCTGAAGCAGGGCGAGTCTCCCTTCATCGTGGTGGACGACGGCTGGCAGGAGCGCTGGGGGGACTGGACGCCGAACGCGAAGTTTCCGTCGGGGCTCGCCGGACTCGCCAAGGACCTCACCGCCGCGGGCTTTCGCATGGGCGTCTGGCTCGCGCCGCTGCTCGTGGACGAAGGGAGCAAGACCGCCCTCGAGCACCCCGAGTGGCTCCTGCCCGACGTGAGCTACGTGCACCCCCTCGGCACGCGCATGCGCATCCTCGACGTCACGCATCCCGAAGCGGCCACCCACCTGCAGTCCGTGATCATGCGCCTCGTCGGCTGGGGCTACCGGCTGCTGAAGATCGACTTCCTCTTCGCCGGCACCTACGAGGCGCGCCGCACCCGCCCGCTCACGGGGATGCAGGCCTACCAGCTCGCGCTGGACCTGATCCGCAAGGCCGCGGGTGAAGAGACGCTGCTCGTCGGCGTGGGCGCACCGCCGATAGCGGGCTTCGGTCTGCTCGACGGCTGGCGCCTCGGCAACGACATCGCGGTGCAGAACCTCGGCCCGTCGTGGTTCTTCCTCCCCAATCAGGCGCGCAGTCTGGCCGCGCGCTGGCACCTCTGCTCCGTCGTGCTCTGCGACGCGGACCCGGTCCTTCTGCGCACGCTCCCCGAGGAGCAGGTGGGCGTCGGGGGCTGGCTCGCCGCGCTCGCGGGAGGCGCGCTGTTCCTGTCGGACGACCTGAGCCAGCTCACCAAAGACCGGCTGACCCTCGGCGTGGACCCCACCCGCGCGGCGCTTGCCACCGGGGGCCTCGCCGGACGGCCCGAAGAGCTCGTCCCCGCCTCTCCCCCCCTCGCCCTCGCCAACGCGTTCGTGGATCACCTGCGGGCCCGCAACGATCACGTGCTCCCCGCCCTCTGGCGTCTCCCCGACGGACGCCGCGTGGCGCTGAACTTCACCGAGGCCCCGCTCGCCGTCGAGGGCACGACCGTACCGCCTCGCGCGGCGCGGCTGCTCGCCCGTGCGCCGCCGCCGTGA
- a CDS encoding universal stress protein yields the protein MFKIGKILVPVDFSECSRHALEWALDLASKVGAKVHVFHVWDPPSYLLPDVTVFVPGQPPLTMSQYAKAHALEEMAAFLAKVDRPREVALDTEAVAGVAADEVLKLAEQQAYDLIVMGTHGRTGVQRVFLGSTAEKVVRRATCPVLTLRQPEK from the coding sequence ATGTTCAAGATCGGAAAGATTCTCGTCCCCGTCGATTTCTCCGAATGCTCGCGGCACGCGCTGGAGTGGGCGCTCGACCTGGCCTCGAAGGTAGGGGCCAAAGTGCACGTCTTTCACGTCTGGGATCCCCCGAGCTACCTCCTGCCCGACGTCACGGTCTTCGTGCCCGGGCAGCCCCCCCTAACCATGAGCCAGTACGCCAAGGCGCACGCGCTGGAGGAGATGGCCGCCTTCCTGGCGAAGGTCGACCGGCCGCGCGAGGTCGCGCTGGATACCGAAGCCGTGGCAGGGGTGGCCGCCGACGAGGTGCTCAAGCTGGCCGAGCAGCAGGCCTACGACCTGATCGTCATGGGGACCCACGGTCGCACCGGAGTGCAGCGCGTCTTCCTCGGCAGCACCGCCGAGAAGGTCGTCCGCCGCGCGACCTGTCCCGTTCTGACCCTGCGCCAGCCCGAGAAATAA
- a CDS encoding CBS domain-containing protein translates to MSRNVVTLDVEQDLALAEEILKLAHCRHLPVVQEGRLVGLVTHRDLLRVLAETTASFSTEENEWFGRQRVKRTIRAGDVMTQGVTTVSPDTPLTTAVELMRQNNFGCLPVVERGDLVGILTEWDLVDWAGKALEEKRASSPAGDPSPAI, encoded by the coding sequence ATGTCGCGTAACGTCGTCACGCTCGACGTGGAGCAGGACCTGGCGCTCGCCGAGGAGATCTTGAAGCTCGCGCACTGCCGGCACCTTCCCGTGGTCCAGGAAGGCCGGCTCGTGGGGCTCGTCACCCATCGGGACCTGCTGCGCGTCCTGGCCGAGACCACCGCCTCCTTCAGCACGGAGGAGAACGAGTGGTTCGGGCGGCAGCGCGTCAAGCGCACCATCCGCGCCGGGGACGTGATGACGCAGGGGGTGACGACGGTCTCCCCCGACACGCCGCTGACCACTGCCGTGGAGCTGATGCGCCAGAACAACTTTGGCTGCCTTCCCGTGGTCGAGCGCGGGGATCTGGTGGGCATTCTGACGGAGTGGGACCTCGTGGACTGGGCGGGCAAGGCGCTGGAGGAGAAGCGCGCGAGCAGCCCTGCGGGGGATCCCTCGCCGGCTATCTGA
- a CDS encoding universal stress protein, which translates to MAALERILVPVDLSACSMRALNYALWLAGEHGAQLDVLYVWHSSVAATPSPFRTDAISFGEAALDYNIGEARLELETFLSGIETDRKPMRRADVVEGGPLDAILERAKSGAYDLIVMGTHGRTGLARVTLGSVAERVVRQAPCPVLTVGGSNAEKEWEKKK; encoded by the coding sequence ATGGCAGCCCTCGAGCGCATCCTGGTCCCGGTCGATCTCTCCGCCTGTTCGATGCGCGCGCTGAACTACGCGCTCTGGCTGGCGGGGGAACACGGCGCGCAGCTCGACGTGCTCTACGTCTGGCACTCGAGCGTGGCCGCGACGCCTTCCCCGTTTCGCACCGACGCGATCTCGTTCGGCGAGGCCGCGCTGGACTACAACATCGGCGAGGCGCGGCTCGAGCTCGAGACCTTCCTCTCGGGGATCGAGACCGACCGCAAGCCCATGCGGCGCGCCGACGTGGTCGAGGGAGGTCCCCTCGACGCGATCCTGGAGCGCGCGAAGAGCGGCGCGTACGACCTGATCGTGATGGGCACCCACGGACGAACGGGCCTCGCGCGCGTCACGCTCGGCAGCGTCGCGGAGCGCGTGGTCCGGCAGGCTCCCTGCCCCGTGCTCACCGTCGGAGGCAGCAACGCGGAGAAGGAGTGGGAGAAGAAGAAGTAG
- a CDS encoding hemerythrin domain-containing protein — MRSRATDRLHRGHRARALASVVVAASLGLLVGIPAAWGQGAILPPDAATAPEAGPRDGGSLRPLPVPDQLASSIAPLVPGDHVVSAPPSGCDVETGCGGSGALAGLLLVAAVVLVSRRRPSDSMPRVPSLETKDPNARRHPMTEEHRQLDAQVVPIARLVAAPPRRPADARERKAWARDLASALEGLARALTLHFEREEQGGFLADVVERHPNLSRSVAALRDEHIVIRTELAELVALLASGETPPEVVRAKTTQTLRRLANHELAEDDVFQEDYFDRRQHYAGEANHQNGRS; from the coding sequence ATGCGAAGTCGCGCGACAGATCGCCTGCATCGTGGCCACCGCGCCCGCGCGTTGGCGAGCGTCGTCGTAGCCGCGAGCCTGGGCTTGCTCGTCGGAATACCCGCTGCGTGGGGCCAGGGCGCGATTCTCCCCCCGGATGCGGCGACCGCCCCCGAAGCCGGGCCTCGGGACGGAGGCTCGCTCCGCCCGCTGCCGGTTCCGGACCAGCTCGCATCGAGCATCGCGCCGCTCGTCCCGGGAGACCACGTGGTGAGCGCCCCACCGTCGGGCTGTGACGTGGAGACGGGGTGCGGCGGCTCCGGCGCGCTCGCGGGGCTGCTCCTCGTGGCCGCGGTGGTGCTGGTATCGCGTCGCCGGCCTTCCGACTCGATGCCGCGCGTGCCTTCGCTGGAGACCAAGGACCCGAACGCAAGGCGGCATCCAATGACGGAGGAACACCGCCAGCTCGACGCGCAGGTCGTGCCGATCGCGCGTCTCGTCGCCGCGCCTCCCCGCAGGCCCGCCGACGCCCGCGAGAGGAAGGCCTGGGCGCGCGACCTGGCGAGCGCGCTCGAGGGACTCGCGCGAGCCCTCACGCTGCACTTCGAGCGGGAGGAGCAGGGAGGGTTTCTGGCCGACGTGGTGGAACGGCATCCGAACCTGAGCCGCTCGGTCGCCGCGCTGCGCGACGAACACATCGTGATTCGAACCGAGCTCGCGGAGCTCGTCGCGCTCCTGGCCTCCGGCGAGACCCCGCCCGAGGTGGTGCGTGCGAAGACCACGCAGACGCTCCGTCGCCTGGCGAACCACGAGCTGGCCGAGGACGACGTCTTTCAGGAGGACTACTTCGACCGCCGGCAACACTACGCGGGCGAGGCCAACCATCAAAACGGCCGGTCGTGA